The Kaustia mangrovi genome has a segment encoding these proteins:
- a CDS encoding M24 family metallopeptidase: MPAFEISEYRTRVRNLHELMDAAGMDALLVLTESNINYLTGYEGYSDYVPQAALVTKASDTPALILREMDIHCATATCWLPDGHILAYPEALIASASGSPWTHIAQTASGLGASGRIGCELTATGFGVKQHAELGAGLDTASLVDADGLVSVLKKTKSDRELAYQEEAARIVDRAMLEGMAAIRTGARECDVAATIMQRLCAGTPEVPGGPTKTPTMPVAPVANAPHLKWSDGSYRGGLQTNFELGAFRHRYCCALSRTVFLGEPPKRLRTVHDAVLDGFLAAFETLRPGKTCGDVARAFDSRFSRHGVRKESRIGYSLGIDWTDGGASLQPDDETELVPGMVFHLIIGIWEPEDGYVFSETVKITKDGPVSLTELPRELFVKDA, from the coding sequence ATGCCCGCCTTCGAGATCTCCGAATACAGGACACGCGTGAGAAACCTTCACGAGCTGATGGATGCCGCGGGCATGGACGCGCTGCTGGTGCTCACCGAATCCAACATCAACTATCTCACCGGATATGAGGGCTATTCGGACTACGTACCCCAGGCGGCCCTGGTCACGAAAGCGTCCGATACCCCCGCCCTGATCCTGAGAGAGATGGACATCCACTGCGCGACGGCGACCTGCTGGCTGCCCGACGGACACATCCTGGCCTATCCGGAAGCCCTGATCGCGTCGGCCTCCGGCTCGCCCTGGACGCATATCGCGCAGACCGCCTCGGGGCTCGGCGCGTCGGGGCGGATCGGCTGCGAGCTGACCGCGACCGGCTTCGGCGTCAAGCAGCATGCCGAGCTCGGGGCGGGGCTGGACACCGCCTCCCTCGTCGACGCCGACGGGCTGGTCTCCGTGCTGAAGAAGACGAAGTCGGACCGCGAGCTGGCCTATCAGGAGGAGGCCGCGCGCATCGTGGACCGCGCGATGCTGGAGGGCATGGCCGCGATCCGGACCGGCGCGCGCGAATGCGACGTCGCCGCCACGATCATGCAGCGCCTGTGCGCCGGCACGCCGGAGGTTCCCGGCGGCCCGACGAAGACGCCCACCATGCCGGTCGCGCCCGTCGCCAACGCGCCGCACCTGAAATGGAGCGACGGGTCCTATCGGGGCGGGCTGCAGACCAATTTCGAGCTCGGCGCGTTCCGCCACCGCTATTGCTGCGCGCTGTCGAGGACCGTCTTTCTCGGCGAACCGCCGAAACGGCTCCGCACCGTTCACGATGCCGTGCTGGACGGCTTCCTCGCCGCCTTCGAAACGCTCAGACCCGGCAAGACCTGCGGGGATGTCGCGCGGGCGTTCGACAGCCGCTTCTCGCGACACGGCGTGCGCAAGGAATCGCGCATCGGCTATTCGCTCGGCATCGACTGGACGGATGGCGGGGCGAGCCTGCAGCCGGACGACGAGACGGAGCTCGTCCCCGGCATGGTCTTCCATCTCATCATCGGGATCTGGGAGCCGGAGGACGGCTATGTGTTCAGCGAGACCGTCAAGATAACGAAGGACGGGCCGGTCTCCCTGACCGAGCTGCCCAGAGAGCTCTTCGTCAAGGATGCCTGA
- a CDS encoding amidohydrolase: MGAVAAMDRLDLVCRSVERRAPDHIALSDRVWETPELNYEERQSSRLHAEVLRRNGFAVSEGTAGLPTALLGEAGAGGPVIAFLGEYDALPALSQQAGRAERMPVAHGANGHGCGHNMLGAASLLAAAALADCLRETGMEGRVRYVGCPAEEGGSGKSFLVKAGLFDDVDAALCWHPSAFTGVIEANSLACLEAEFAFEGRASHAAMAPQDGRSALDAVELMNVGVNYLREHMPASARVHYAVVDTGGTAPNVVQPHARVRYIVRGATLEEMWSLFARVCEVARGAATMTETSVRWKQLSGEANLVGNPTLEALMLDTLTHLGAPPFDDGDRAFAAEIGRTFPDGQIDRDYRRNGLCRRDGEVLCTEVSPRQPHVQGYGSTDVGTVSWVVPTVQCKVACYAAGTPGHSWQLVAQGKAGAAHKGLVHAAKAMAGLAFRLLAEPSQLDRAKADHEDFTSRETFRNPVSDVTDPPYASQ; the protein is encoded by the coding sequence ATGGGTGCTGTAGCCGCCATGGACCGTCTCGACCTGGTGTGCCGCTCCGTCGAGCGCAGGGCGCCGGACCACATCGCGCTGAGCGACCGGGTCTGGGAGACGCCGGAGCTCAACTACGAGGAACGCCAGAGCAGCCGCCTGCATGCGGAGGTGCTGCGCCGGAACGGCTTCGCTGTCAGCGAGGGCACGGCGGGCCTCCCGACCGCCCTCCTCGGCGAGGCCGGCGCGGGCGGCCCCGTCATCGCGTTCCTCGGCGAGTACGACGCCCTTCCCGCCCTCAGCCAGCAGGCGGGCCGTGCGGAACGGATGCCGGTGGCCCATGGGGCGAACGGGCATGGCTGCGGGCACAACATGCTCGGCGCGGCCTCCCTGCTCGCCGCGGCCGCCCTTGCCGACTGCCTGCGGGAGACCGGGATGGAGGGGCGCGTGCGCTATGTCGGCTGTCCGGCGGAGGAAGGCGGCTCGGGGAAGAGCTTCCTGGTCAAGGCCGGCCTGTTCGACGATGTGGATGCCGCGCTGTGCTGGCACCCCTCCGCCTTCACGGGCGTGATCGAGGCGAACTCGCTCGCCTGCCTGGAGGCCGAATTCGCCTTCGAGGGCCGGGCGAGCCATGCCGCCATGGCCCCGCAGGACGGGCGCAGCGCGCTCGACGCGGTCGAGCTCATGAATGTCGGCGTCAACTATCTGCGCGAGCACATGCCGGCCAGCGCGCGCGTCCACTATGCCGTCGTCGATACCGGCGGCACGGCGCCCAATGTCGTCCAGCCCCATGCGCGCGTGCGCTACATCGTGCGCGGCGCGACGCTGGAGGAGATGTGGTCGCTCTTCGCGCGGGTCTGCGAGGTCGCACGCGGCGCGGCGACGATGACGGAGACCTCGGTGAGGTGGAAGCAGCTCAGCGGCGAGGCCAATCTTGTCGGCAATCCGACGCTCGAGGCGCTGATGCTCGACACGCTCACCCATCTCGGCGCCCCGCCCTTCGACGACGGGGACAGGGCCTTCGCCGCGGAGATCGGCCGGACCTTTCCCGACGGCCAGATCGACCGGGACTACCGGCGCAACGGCCTTTGCCGGAGGGACGGCGAGGTGCTGTGCACCGAGGTCTCCCCCCGGCAGCCGCATGTCCAGGGCTACGGCTCCACCGATGTCGGAACCGTGAGCTGGGTGGTGCCCACGGTGCAGTGCAAGGTGGCGTGCTATGCGGCGGGGACGCCCGGCCATTCCTGGCAACTCGTCGCGCAGGGCAAGGCCGGCGCCGCCCACAAGGGGCTCGTCCATGCCGCCAAGGCCATGGCCGGCCTCGCCTTCCGGCTTCTGGCCGAGCCGTCGCAACTGGATCGCGCGAAGGCCGACCATGAGGATTTCACGAGCCGGGAGACGTTCCGGAACCCCGTCTCGGACGTGACCGACCCGCCCTACGCAAGCCAGTGA
- a CDS encoding ABC transporter substrate-binding protein, whose translation MKHTTRRQFLGTGAALAASSALPMPALGAGSGGELRVLVGGGDWGKANIAAYVEPFQEETGIQVTAITDQVNLAQVELMARSGNVTVDVISYGQSGAETLARKGVLEDIDYSLYGEDQLAGLTDFAKKPWGVAALVYSYVMVVNTKTFPDGAPRPQSWADYWDVERFPGTRTLISGRSGTEGPWEEALMASGVAPQDIYPMDIDRIFGSLDRIKPQIRRWWTVGSEIQQIMHDGAFDVTNSYDGRAMLLVNQGAPLEIVRNQAKLNWDYWMIPKGGPNLEAAQRFIQFATRADRQAEFAQLIPYGPSNLDAYRSIPEERARQLASHPDYVVDSVPIQASWYNETQADGRTNVEHLIQRWNEWVL comes from the coding sequence ATGAAACATACGACACGGCGGCAGTTCCTGGGAACCGGTGCGGCGCTTGCCGCATCCTCGGCCCTGCCAATGCCCGCGCTCGGCGCGGGAAGCGGCGGCGAGCTTCGCGTCCTCGTCGGCGGCGGCGACTGGGGCAAGGCCAATATCGCGGCCTATGTCGAACCCTTCCAGGAAGAGACGGGTATCCAGGTCACCGCCATCACCGACCAGGTGAACCTCGCCCAGGTGGAGCTGATGGCGCGGTCGGGCAACGTCACCGTGGATGTCATCAGCTACGGCCAGTCCGGCGCGGAGACGCTCGCCAGGAAGGGCGTTCTGGAGGATATCGACTACTCGCTCTATGGCGAGGACCAGCTCGCCGGGCTGACCGATTTCGCCAAGAAGCCGTGGGGCGTGGCCGCGCTGGTCTACTCCTATGTGATGGTGGTCAACACCAAGACCTTTCCCGACGGCGCGCCGCGCCCGCAAAGCTGGGCCGACTACTGGGATGTCGAGCGGTTTCCCGGCACGCGGACGCTGATCTCGGGGCGGTCCGGGACGGAAGGCCCGTGGGAGGAGGCGCTGATGGCCTCCGGCGTCGCGCCGCAGGATATCTACCCGATGGATATCGACCGGATCTTCGGGAGCCTCGACCGGATCAAGCCGCAGATCCGGCGCTGGTGGACCGTCGGGTCGGAAATCCAGCAGATCATGCATGACGGCGCCTTCGACGTCACCAACTCCTATGACGGCCGGGCCATGCTGCTCGTCAATCAGGGCGCGCCGCTGGAGATCGTGCGCAACCAGGCGAAGCTCAACTGGGACTACTGGATGATCCCCAAGGGCGGGCCCAATCTGGAGGCGGCGCAGCGCTTCATCCAGTTCGCCACCCGCGCCGACCGCCAGGCCGAATTCGCGCAGCTCATCCCCTACGGGCCGAGCAATCTCGACGCCTACCGGTCGATCCCGGAGGAGCGCGCGAGGCAGCTTGCGAGCCATCCCGACTATGTCGTGGACTCCGTGCCGATCCAGGCCTCCTGGTACAACGAGACGCAGGCCGACGGACGCACCAATGTCGAACACCTCATCCAGCGGTGGAACGAATGGGTGCTGTAG
- a CDS encoding LysR family transcriptional regulator has protein sequence MAGRHIDLNLLRIFDVVMLERNMTRAAVRLNMTQPAVSNSIQRLREVLADDLFLKVAGGVVPTTRAEAIWPTVRASIQSLSQTLDPALFDPSMARVSFRIAMSDYVASELIRPLAGTLFRTAPGLSIVLHQNMLDNVVPDLTEGQIDLAAGVIPHQGDRIRSILLKPLTYVCAMRRGHRLARGKLTFDKFMEARHLEVSLSGRHSLIDRYLTDRGMHRDIALTINQFALAPDLLCETDLIAILPTETVLNAANSSELYATRPPIPVYEDSVSLLWHERNDDVPAHRWFREQLLRHFEQ, from the coding sequence GTGGCGGGACGGCATATAGATCTGAATCTGCTGAGAATCTTCGACGTCGTCATGCTGGAGCGGAACATGACGCGCGCCGCCGTGCGCCTGAACATGACGCAGCCGGCCGTCAGCAATTCCATCCAGCGCCTGCGCGAGGTCCTGGCCGACGATCTCTTCCTCAAGGTCGCGGGCGGCGTGGTCCCCACGACCAGGGCGGAGGCGATCTGGCCGACCGTGCGCGCCTCGATCCAGTCGCTGTCGCAGACCCTCGATCCGGCGCTCTTCGACCCGTCCATGGCACGGGTGTCGTTCCGCATCGCCATGTCGGACTATGTGGCCTCCGAGCTCATCCGCCCGCTGGCCGGAACTCTGTTCAGAACGGCGCCGGGCCTGTCCATCGTCCTGCACCAGAACATGTTGGACAATGTCGTTCCCGATCTGACCGAGGGCCAGATCGACCTGGCGGCGGGCGTCATTCCCCACCAGGGAGACCGCATCCGCTCGATTCTCCTGAAACCGCTCACCTATGTCTGCGCCATGCGCAGGGGGCATCGCCTCGCCAGGGGCAAGCTGACATTCGACAAGTTCATGGAGGCGCGCCACCTGGAGGTCAGCCTCTCCGGGCGCCACAGCCTGATCGACAGATATCTCACCGACCGGGGCATGCACCGGGATATCGCCCTGACGATCAACCAGTTCGCGCTGGCCCCGGATCTGCTTTGCGAGACCGACCTGATCGCGATCCTGCCGACCGAGACCGTCCTGAACGCGGCGAACAGTTCCGAGCTCTATGCGACGCGGCCGCCGATCCCGGTCTACGAGGACTCCGTCTCGCTGCTCTGGCACGAGCGCAATGACGATGTCCCCGCCCACCGGTGGTTCCGGGAACAATTGCTCCGGCACTTCGAGCAGTAG
- a CDS encoding ABC transporter permease subunit, which produces MTTAIAGSRARGAFAGLFQRLGRPSASSALLVAPAVCFIAAFFILPMGELFLASIGYPDITVASYRQFFSQGGYFQVLVRTVTAGFAVTGICLVLGFPLAYAIAMSSGAWRTVMLLLVVVPYLTSLLVRTYAWIVMLGDGGVINKTLIVLGLTDAPVQILYTSLGAYIGMVHIMLPFMVLPILSVMNGLDDRLVPAAKSMGAGPVRAFVRVFLPLTVPGIKSGSILVFILAIGFYITPAALGGLSDVLLSQLIEIQVSQAMNFRLAAAAAFVLLLVTAGFLLLFGADFTSARSGLIAGGADRRTAGLAAMAAGLVRKAVSRVSASTGVTRAASGLRRSAWRRALYRRDLLMRVRPALVIAYAAAGLFFLILPSLIVLVMSFSSDPFLSFPPSGLSLRWYEDFFADRSWTSALGQSVFVALASTALSCGLGIMAAYALDRHPRLGRYMMPLLLAPIIVPIIVVGVALYGGFVGWGLIGTDLGLILAHTLGGISYVVIIVCATLAGFDRRLERAAMSMGAGPVTTFRRITLPLIQYGIVAGAIFAFIHSFDEVVVATFIGGFGEKTLPMKMWEDIRHQINPTIAAVSTMLLLVPVLGLIGLRFTADRRK; this is translated from the coding sequence ATGACCACCGCCATTGCCGGGAGCCGCGCACGCGGGGCGTTCGCAGGCCTGTTCCAGCGCCTGGGGCGCCCGTCGGCGAGCTCCGCCCTGCTCGTCGCGCCCGCCGTCTGCTTCATCGCCGCCTTCTTCATCCTGCCGATGGGCGAGCTGTTCCTCGCCAGCATCGGCTATCCGGACATCACGGTCGCGAGCTACCGCCAGTTCTTCTCGCAGGGCGGCTATTTCCAGGTGCTTGTCAGAACCGTGACCGCCGGCTTCGCGGTCACCGGGATCTGTCTCGTGCTCGGCTTCCCCCTCGCCTACGCCATCGCCATGTCGTCGGGCGCGTGGCGGACCGTGATGCTGCTGCTGGTCGTCGTCCCCTACCTCACCAGCCTCTTGGTGCGGACCTATGCCTGGATCGTCATGCTCGGCGACGGCGGCGTCATCAACAAGACCCTCATCGTCCTCGGCCTGACGGACGCGCCGGTCCAGATCCTCTATACCTCGCTCGGGGCCTATATCGGCATGGTCCACATCATGCTGCCCTTCATGGTGCTTCCGATCCTCAGCGTCATGAACGGCCTGGACGACCGCCTCGTGCCCGCCGCCAAGAGCATGGGGGCGGGGCCGGTGCGCGCCTTTGTCCGCGTGTTCCTTCCCCTGACGGTCCCGGGCATCAAGAGCGGATCCATCCTCGTCTTCATCCTGGCGATCGGCTTCTACATCACGCCGGCCGCCCTCGGCGGCCTGTCGGACGTGCTCCTGTCGCAGCTCATCGAGATCCAGGTTTCCCAGGCCATGAACTTCCGGCTGGCCGCTGCCGCGGCCTTCGTCCTGCTGCTCGTCACCGCCGGGTTCCTGCTGCTCTTCGGGGCCGATTTCACCTCCGCGCGCAGCGGCCTGATCGCGGGCGGGGCGGACCGCCGGACAGCCGGGCTCGCGGCGATGGCCGCCGGCCTTGTGCGCAAGGCGGTCTCGCGCGTCTCCGCGTCCACCGGCGTGACGCGGGCGGCCTCCGGCCTCAGGCGGTCGGCGTGGCGCAGGGCGCTCTACCGCCGCGATCTGCTCATGCGGGTGCGCCCGGCCCTGGTGATCGCCTATGCGGCGGCCGGCCTGTTCTTCCTGATCCTGCCGAGCCTGATCGTGCTGGTCATGTCGTTCAGCAGCGATCCCTTCCTGTCCTTCCCGCCCTCCGGGCTGTCGCTGAGATGGTACGAGGATTTCTTCGCCGACCGCTCATGGACCTCCGCGCTGGGCCAGAGCGTCTTCGTGGCGCTGGCGAGCACGGCCCTGTCCTGCGGGCTCGGGATCATGGCGGCCTACGCGCTCGACAGGCACCCGCGCCTCGGGCGCTATATGATGCCGCTGCTGCTGGCGCCGATCATCGTCCCGATCATCGTCGTCGGCGTCGCGCTCTATGGCGGCTTCGTGGGCTGGGGGCTGATCGGCACGGATCTCGGCCTGATCCTCGCCCATACGCTGGGCGGCATAAGCTATGTCGTCATCATCGTCTGCGCCACGCTCGCCGGCTTCGACCGCCGCCTGGAGCGCGCGGCGATGTCCATGGGCGCAGGCCCGGTCACGACATTCCGGCGCATCACCCTGCCGCTCATCCAGTACGGCATCGTCGCGGGCGCCATCTTCGCCTTCATCCATTCCTTCGACGAGGTGGTCGTGGCGACGTTCATCGGCGGCTTCGGCGAGAAGACGCTTCCCATGAAGATGTGGGAGGACATACGCCACCAGATCAATCCCACCATCGCCGCGGTCTCGACCATGCTGCTTCTGGTGCCGGTGCTGGGACTGATCGGCCTGCGGTTCACCGCCGACCGCCGCAAATGA
- a CDS encoding ABC transporter ATP-binding protein: protein MEQLATDTARSGGAIDRGAPVRGADVAFSGVTKSYGAFDALKDFELAIRPGEFLTLLGPSGSGKTTSLMLLAGFAFPSRGHVLINGRDVSKVPSYRRDQGIVFQSYSLFPHMTIEQNLAFPLETRGMARGDIARKTADALTMVRLDGFQGRYPDQLSGGQQQRVALARALVADPPLLLMDEPLGALDKNLREEMQLEIKHIQESLKLTVLYVTHDQEEALTMSDRIVVMNEGRIQQTGTPVELYERPKTRFVAEFVGDVNIVPGRVETAGARTCFRSEDGAVAMACPPGWAPDGEAPSCAAVRPEKIAMDLAAGPQGQERGQGHGHEPELGRVRIDGRIREAIYLGQMTRYVIDAGPAQFVAKRMSGPGERRFQLHDEVTLSWFADDFVALR from the coding sequence TTGGAACAGCTTGCAACCGATACCGCCCGCAGCGGCGGCGCAATCGACCGGGGCGCGCCCGTGCGCGGCGCGGACGTCGCGTTCAGCGGGGTAACGAAATCCTACGGGGCGTTTGACGCGCTGAAGGACTTCGAGCTCGCGATCCGTCCGGGGGAGTTCCTGACGCTTCTGGGCCCCAGCGGCTCCGGCAAGACGACATCCTTGATGCTGCTCGCCGGCTTCGCCTTTCCGAGCCGGGGCCATGTGCTGATCAATGGCCGGGACGTCTCCAAGGTGCCCTCCTATCGGCGCGACCAGGGCATCGTCTTCCAGAGCTATTCGCTGTTTCCCCACATGACCATCGAGCAGAACCTCGCCTTTCCGCTCGAGACGAGGGGCATGGCGCGCGGCGATATCGCCCGCAAGACGGCGGACGCCCTCACCATGGTCCGGCTGGACGGGTTCCAGGGGCGGTATCCCGACCAGCTCAGCGGCGGCCAGCAGCAGCGCGTCGCGCTCGCCCGGGCGCTCGTCGCCGACCCGCCGCTTCTGCTGATGGACGAGCCGCTCGGGGCGCTGGACAAGAACCTGCGCGAGGAGATGCAGCTGGAGATCAAGCATATCCAGGAGTCCCTGAAGCTGACGGTGCTCTATGTGACGCACGATCAGGAGGAGGCCCTGACGATGTCGGACCGCATCGTCGTGATGAACGAGGGGCGGATCCAGCAGACCGGCACGCCTGTCGAGCTCTATGAGAGGCCGAAGACGCGCTTCGTCGCGGAGTTCGTGGGCGACGTCAACATCGTCCCGGGCCGGGTGGAGACCGCCGGCGCGCGCACCTGTTTCCGGTCGGAGGACGGGGCCGTCGCCATGGCGTGCCCGCCGGGCTGGGCGCCGGACGGCGAGGCCCCCTCATGCGCCGCCGTCCGCCCGGAGAAGATCGCGATGGACCTGGCCGCCGGGCCACAGGGACAGGAACGGGGACAGGGGCACGGCCACGAACCCGAGCTGGGCCGCGTCCGGATCGACGGCCGGATCCGCGAGGCCATCTATCTCGGCCAGATGACGCGCTATGTGATCGATGCGGGGCCCGCGCAGTTCGTCGCCAAGAGGATGTCGGGTCCCGGCGAGCGCCGGTTCCAGCTCCACGACGAGGTCACGCTGAGCTGGTTCGCCGACGATTTCGTGGCCCTGCGATAG
- a CDS encoding YdeI/OmpD-associated family protein yields MSREPAMNEADARVEAFYGGADRWRDELAALRVILLDCPVTETFKWRSPCYTAEGGNVAAVWSLKESCTLSFFKGVLLKDTDGILAAPGDNSRSMRLVRFASLAEIAGMEPVLKRYVHEAVALEKAGLKVDFGKDKPVLPDELTERFARDPELKAAFEALTPGRQRGYALHFSQARQSKTRISRIEKCAPRILDGKGLHDR; encoded by the coding sequence ATGTCGCGGGAGCCGGCGATGAACGAGGCGGATGCCAGGGTCGAGGCCTTCTATGGCGGAGCGGACAGGTGGCGGGACGAGCTGGCGGCGCTGCGGGTGATCCTCCTCGACTGCCCCGTGACCGAGACGTTCAAGTGGCGCTCGCCCTGCTACACGGCCGAGGGCGGCAATGTCGCCGCCGTCTGGTCGCTGAAGGAGAGCTGCACCCTGTCCTTCTTCAAGGGCGTGCTGCTGAAGGACACGGACGGCATCCTCGCAGCCCCCGGGGACAATTCGCGCTCGATGCGGCTGGTCCGGTTCGCGAGCCTTGCCGAGATCGCCGGGATGGAACCCGTCCTGAAGCGCTATGTCCACGAGGCCGTCGCGCTGGAGAAGGCCGGGCTCAAGGTGGATTTCGGCAAGGACAAACCCGTGCTGCCCGACGAGCTCACCGAGCGGTTCGCCCGCGACCCGGAACTGAAGGCCGCGTTCGAGGCCCTGACGCCGGGGCGGCAGAGGGGGTATGCGCTCCACTTCTCCCAGGCCAGGCAGTCGAAGACGCGGATATCGCGGATCGAGAAATGCGCGCCGAGAATCCTCGATGGCAAGGGATTGCACGACCGGTGA